One Polaribacter sp. KT25b DNA segment encodes these proteins:
- the panD gene encoding aspartate 1-decarboxylase, with amino-acid sequence MLVQVVKSKIHRVKVTGADLNYIGSITIDEDLMDAANIIEGERVQIVNNNNGNRLETYAIPGPRGSGEITLNGAASRLVAVGDVLILIVYAFMDFEEAKKFKPCLVFPNEKDNTLT; translated from the coding sequence ATGTTAGTACAAGTAGTAAAATCTAAAATCCACCGAGTAAAAGTTACAGGTGCAGATTTAAATTATATAGGAAGCATTACCATCGATGAAGATTTAATGGATGCAGCCAATATTATAGAAGGAGAACGCGTTCAAATTGTAAACAACAATAATGGTAACCGTTTAGAAACCTATGCAATTCCAGGACCAAGAGGTAGTGGAGAAATCACTTTAAACGGTGCTGCTTCTCGTTTAGTTGCTGTAGGCGATGTTTTAATCTTAATTGTGTATGCTTTTATGGACTTCGAAGAAGCTAAGAAATTTAAACCTTGTTTAGTTTTTCCAAATGAAAAAGACAACACACTTACATAA
- a CDS encoding glycogen/starch synthase, which translates to MKDKRILFVSSEVVPYLPETELSSTAFISAKNAHSKGVQTRIFMPRYGVINERRHQLHEVIRLSGMNLVVNDIDMPLIIKVASIPKERMQVYFIDNEEYFKRKAVFTDEDDELFSDNDERAIFFAKGVVETVKKLNWAPDIIHVHGWMASLLPLYLREFYKEEPLFTESKIVTSLYNSGFEGELNTNLAEKVKFDLSETNKLETIQTPNHTNILKSAIENSDAIIQGSETVSEELSSFIEEKELPVLEYESENLKESYLNFYAELLAANK; encoded by the coding sequence ATGAAGGACAAGAGAATCTTATTTGTATCATCTGAAGTGGTGCCTTATTTGCCAGAAACAGAACTATCTTCAACAGCTTTTATTTCGGCAAAAAACGCTCATTCTAAAGGAGTTCAAACCCGTATTTTTATGCCTAGGTATGGTGTAATTAATGAGCGAAGACATCAATTACACGAGGTAATTCGCTTATCTGGAATGAACTTAGTTGTTAATGACATCGACATGCCGTTAATTATAAAAGTAGCTTCTATTCCTAAAGAAAGAATGCAGGTTTATTTTATTGATAATGAAGAATATTTTAAAAGAAAAGCAGTTTTTACAGATGAAGACGATGAGTTGTTTTCTGATAATGATGAACGAGCAATTTTCTTTGCAAAAGGTGTTGTAGAAACAGTTAAAAAATTAAATTGGGCACCAGATATTATTCATGTTCATGGATGGATGGCTTCTTTATTGCCTCTTTATTTAAGAGAGTTTTACAAAGAAGAGCCTTTGTTTACAGAAAGTAAAATTGTTACCTCTCTATATAATAGTGGTTTTGAAGGTGAATTAAATACAAACTTAGCAGAAAAAGTAAAGTTTGATTTATCTGAAACTAATAAACTAGAAACAATACAAACACCAAACCATACTAATATTTTAAAAAGTGCAATAGAAAATTCTGATGCAATAATTCAAGGAAGTGAAACTGTTTCTGAAGAATTAAGTTCTTTTATTGAAGAAAAAGAATTGCCAGTTTTAGAATATGAATCGGAGAATTTAAAAGAATCTTATTTAAATTTTTACGCTGAATTATTAGCAGCGAATAAATAA
- a CDS encoding lysylphosphatidylglycerol synthase transmembrane domain-containing protein has protein sequence MSIKKILKIILPLVLGGFLVWYSISKISIDVLIGYFKEANYSWIFLGLFFGILSHLSRAYRWKFMLEPLGYKPKFTNSVLAVLVGYLVNLALPRAGEISRATVMANYEKIPFEKGFGTIVAERIADLIMMLSIVAITLFVQFDFIYNLLTKNFNPIKISIAIVVLIIGFYIFSSFVKKATSGFLLKIKTFVSGLIEGVTSIFKMKNKWAFIFHTVFIWVMYVAMFWATVPAIEGLNVPFGGILIGFIAGGFSIAATNGGIGLYPIAVAGALALFNIPTEPATAFGWIMWTAQTAMIIVFGGLAFLLLPIYNKNK, from the coding sequence TTGAGCATAAAAAAAATTTTAAAAATAATATTACCTCTCGTTTTGGGAGGTTTTTTAGTTTGGTATTCAATCTCCAAAATTTCTATTGATGTTTTAATAGGTTATTTTAAAGAAGCTAACTATAGCTGGATTTTTCTTGGTCTATTTTTCGGTATTTTAAGTCACCTTTCTAGAGCTTACCGATGGAAATTTATGCTAGAACCTCTAGGCTACAAACCAAAGTTTACCAACAGTGTTTTAGCCGTTTTAGTAGGTTATTTAGTAAATTTAGCATTGCCAAGAGCTGGTGAAATTTCTAGAGCAACAGTTATGGCAAACTACGAGAAAATCCCATTCGAAAAAGGATTTGGAACCATTGTAGCAGAACGTATTGCAGACTTAATTATGATGCTTTCTATTGTAGCAATTACACTCTTTGTTCAATTCGATTTTATTTACAATCTACTTACAAAAAACTTTAATCCAATAAAAATTAGTATTGCTATCGTCGTTTTAATTATTGGATTCTATATTTTTTCATCCTTTGTAAAAAAAGCAACATCTGGCTTTTTATTAAAAATTAAAACCTTTGTTTCTGGTTTAATAGAAGGTGTTACAAGCATCTTTAAAATGAAAAACAAATGGGCTTTTATCTTTCATACCGTTTTTATTTGGGTTATGTATGTTGCTATGTTTTGGGCAACAGTACCAGCAATTGAAGGTTTAAACGTGCCTTTTGGCGGAATTTTAATCGGCTTTATTGCTGGCGGATTTTCAATAGCAGCAACAAATGGCGGCATCGGTTTATACCCAATTGCGGTTGCTGGCGCGTTGGCTTTGTTTAATATTCCTACAGAACCCGCAACCGCTTTTGGCTGGATTATGTGGACCGCGCAAACTGCAATGATTATCGTTTTTGGAGGTTTAGCATTTCTACTTTTACCTATTTACAATAAGAATAAATAA
- the panC gene encoding pantoate--beta-alanine ligase, protein MIIFKKKSELKIYLQNIKAYKRTIGFVPTMGALHKGHLSLIQKAKKKNDIVIVSIFVNPTQFDKKEDLIKYPKTLENDSKLLESVDCDVLFYPSVEEIYNKNVVSDAFDFDGLEHQMEGKFREGHFNGVGTIVKTLFEIVTPNRAYFGQKDFQQLQIIKKMVKKHRINVKIKGCAIYREDDGLAMSSRNTRLTQEQREAAPFIYKTLKTARKKFGTENADIITKWVENRFKKHPLFKLEYFTIADEKTLETIKDKEFGKKYRAFIAVFAEDVRLIDNIRLKN, encoded by the coding sequence ATGATAATTTTCAAGAAAAAAAGCGAACTAAAAATTTATTTGCAAAATATAAAAGCCTACAAAAGAACTATTGGTTTTGTGCCAACAATGGGCGCTTTGCATAAAGGACATTTATCTCTAATACAAAAAGCAAAGAAAAAAAACGACATTGTCATTGTAAGTATTTTTGTAAATCCTACTCAATTTGACAAAAAAGAAGATTTAATAAAGTATCCAAAAACATTAGAAAACGACTCTAAATTATTAGAAAGTGTAGATTGTGATGTACTTTTTTACCCATCCGTAGAAGAAATTTATAATAAAAATGTGGTGTCTGACGCTTTTGATTTTGACGGATTAGAACATCAAATGGAGGGTAAGTTTAGAGAAGGGCATTTTAACGGAGTAGGCACAATTGTAAAAACCTTGTTCGAAATTGTAACGCCTAATAGAGCTTATTTTGGACAAAAAGATTTTCAGCAATTGCAAATCATCAAAAAAATGGTAAAAAAACATCGTATAAATGTAAAAATTAAAGGATGTGCTATTTATAGAGAAGATGATGGTTTAGCAATGAGTTCTAGAAATACTAGACTTACTCAAGAACAAAGGGAAGCCGCTCCTTTTATATACAAAACACTAAAAACAGCTCGCAAAAAATTTGGCACAGAAAATGCTGATATAATTACAAAATGGGTAGAAAATCGCTTTAAAAAACATCCTTTGTTTAAATTAGAGTACTTTACAATTGCTGATGAAAAAACATTAGAAACCATAAAAGACAAAGAATTTGGCAAAAAATACCGTGCTTTTATAGCAGTTTTCGCAGAAGATGTAAGATTAATTGATAACATCCGATTAAAAAATTAG
- a CDS encoding M13 family metallopeptidase: MRNIKKAFYTTAVVFIAFMSCKTDKPEEKTPGIALENMDKTVKPTDDFFRHVNGTWLDKTEIPDDQTSWGGFNQLRKKTDADVLTILNKAIENSNFPKIKDAKGNEIDSDQEKAVNYYQTIMDTVARNTQGKAPVMPYLAKVDELKTKKDIETYLTNMAPYGGGGFYGFGVFNDLKNSSQYAGYMSSGGLGLSRDYYVDAKVKDKLEKYEVFVAKMLQEFGDDATTAKKNAATIVALETSLATPMMSKEESRDIRKIYNPMTVAELQKLAPSIDWQAHLNGIGVTNLETVIVTDPGYFKALGAIFAKTSVADIKLLLRWNTINSSLGSLSTDLETANWEFYSKEMRGAKKQRPRDERALGSLNGAVGEALGKLYVEKMFPPEAKEKAKEMIDNVMLGFEARIAQLPWMSAVTKEKALEKLHKLTVKIAYPDVWKDYSELQVKGLKEGGSYFENAINVTKWNYNKNMDKLGKEVDRTEWGMSPQTVNAYFNPVNNEIVFPAAILQPPFYDYKADEAVNYGGIGAVIGHEISHSFDDSGARFDGDGNLKNWWTEDDSIKFKEIGGQLIKQYSDIIAIDSMHLNGEYTLGENIGDLGGVQAAYEGLQIFLNKNGRPENIDGYTPEQRFFLSWGTIWRTKMRDEALKNLIMTNPHSPGMYRAYMPLKNVDAFYKAFDVKEGDNMYLKPKDRVRIW; encoded by the coding sequence ATGAGAAACATTAAAAAAGCTTTTTATACTACTGCAGTAGTTTTTATAGCGTTTATGTCTTGTAAAACAGACAAGCCAGAAGAAAAAACTCCTGGAATTGCCCTAGAAAATATGGATAAAACCGTAAAACCTACCGATGACTTTTTTAGACATGTAAACGGAACTTGGTTAGACAAAACAGAAATTCCAGACGATCAAACTTCTTGGGGTGGTTTTAATCAATTACGTAAAAAAACAGATGCAGATGTTTTAACTATTTTAAATAAAGCCATAGAAAATAGTAATTTTCCTAAAATAAAAGATGCTAAAGGAAACGAAATAGATTCAGATCAAGAAAAAGCAGTAAACTATTACCAAACCATAATGGATACCGTTGCTAGAAACACACAAGGCAAAGCACCTGTAATGCCTTATTTAGCAAAAGTAGATGAACTTAAAACAAAAAAAGATATAGAAACCTATTTAACAAACATGGCTCCTTATGGCGGTGGTGGTTTTTATGGTTTTGGTGTTTTTAATGATCTAAAAAATAGTAGTCAATACGCAGGTTATATGAGCAGTGGTGGCTTAGGTTTGTCTAGAGATTATTATGTTGATGCTAAAGTAAAAGACAAGCTAGAAAAATACGAGGTTTTTGTAGCAAAAATGTTACAAGAATTTGGTGATGATGCAACTACGGCTAAAAAAAATGCCGCTACTATTGTTGCTTTAGAAACTAGTTTGGCAACACCAATGATGTCTAAAGAAGAAAGTAGAGATATTCGTAAAATCTACAATCCAATGACGGTTGCAGAATTACAAAAACTAGCGCCTTCAATAGATTGGCAAGCACATTTAAACGGAATTGGCGTTACAAATTTAGAAACTGTAATTGTAACAGATCCTGGATACTTTAAAGCTTTAGGTGCTATTTTTGCAAAAACCTCTGTAGCAGATATTAAATTATTATTACGCTGGAACACTATTAATAGTTCTTTAGGTTCTTTATCTACAGATTTAGAAACTGCAAATTGGGAGTTTTATTCTAAAGAAATGCGTGGTGCTAAAAAACAACGCCCAAGAGATGAACGTGCTTTGGGTAGCTTAAACGGTGCTGTTGGTGAAGCTTTAGGAAAACTATATGTAGAAAAAATGTTTCCGCCAGAAGCTAAAGAAAAAGCCAAAGAAATGATAGACAATGTAATGCTTGGTTTCGAAGCTAGAATTGCACAATTGCCATGGATGAGTGCAGTTACTAAAGAAAAAGCTTTAGAAAAATTACACAAATTAACGGTTAAAATTGCTTACCCTGATGTTTGGAAAGATTATTCTGAATTGCAGGTAAAAGGCTTAAAAGAAGGTGGTTCTTATTTTGAAAATGCAATAAACGTCACCAAATGGAATTACAATAAAAATATGGATAAATTAGGTAAAGAAGTAGATAGAACTGAATGGGGAATGTCACCACAAACCGTAAACGCCTACTTTAATCCTGTGAATAATGAAATTGTTTTTCCTGCGGCAATTTTACAACCGCCTTTTTATGATTATAAAGCTGATGAAGCTGTAAATTATGGTGGAATAGGAGCTGTTATTGGGCATGAAATTTCACATAGTTTCGATGATTCTGGTGCTCGTTTTGATGGCGATGGAAATTTAAAAAACTGGTGGACAGAAGATGATTCTATAAAGTTTAAAGAAATTGGCGGGCAATTAATTAAACAATATTCAGACATTATTGCTATAGATTCTATGCACTTAAATGGTGAATATACATTAGGAGAAAATATTGGAGATTTAGGTGGTGTACAAGCTGCTTACGAAGGTTTACAAATTTTCTTAAACAAAAACGGAAGACCAGAAAATATTGATGGTTATACTCCAGAACAACGTTTTTTCCTTTCTTGGGGAACCATTTGGAGAACAAAAATGCGTGATGAAGCTTTAAAGAATTTAATTATGACAAATCCTCATTCACCAGGAATGTACAGAGCATACATGCCACTTAAAAATGTAGATGCATTTTACAAAGCGTTCGACGTTAAAGAAGGAGATAATATGTATTTAAAACCAAAAGACAGAGTTAGAATCTGGTAA
- the trxA gene encoding thioredoxin: MTENLTKETFLKKVFNFEENKDWKFEGKRPALIDFYADWCGPCKMIAPILEQLSEEYGDKLDIYKIDTEAEQELAAAFGIRSIPSMLFCPAEGQPQMANGALPKPELERIIADVLKVTK, encoded by the coding sequence ATGACAGAAAATTTAACGAAAGAAACCTTTTTAAAAAAGGTTTTTAATTTTGAAGAAAATAAAGATTGGAAATTTGAAGGAAAAAGACCCGCTTTAATCGATTTTTATGCAGATTGGTGTGGACCTTGTAAAATGATAGCGCCAATTTTAGAACAACTTTCAGAAGAATATGGAGACAAATTGGATATTTATAAAATAGATACGGAAGCTGAGCAAGAATTAGCTGCTGCATTCGGAATTAGAAGTATTCCTTCTATGTTATTTTGTCCTGCAGAAGGGCAGCCACAAATGGCAAACGGAGCGTTACCAAAACCAGAATTAGAGCGCATTATTGCGGATGTTTTAAAAGTTACAAAATAA
- the glmS gene encoding glutamine--fructose-6-phosphate transaminase (isomerizing) has translation MCGISAYIGFREAYPIVINGLKRLEYRGYDSAGVMIYDGDQMQLSKIRGKVSDLEGVTNKDEARKKGNIGIGHTRWATHGVPNDINSHPHLSQSGDLAIVHNGIIENYDTIKKELISRGYTFKSDTDTEVLINLIEEVKINEGCKLGKAVQLALTNVVGAYAIAVFDKTKPDEIIVARLGSPIAIGVGDEFKEFFIASDASPFVEYTKNAIYLEDEEMAIIKLGKKVKVHKINDDSKVEPTVLKLQMSLDQIEKGGYDHFMLKEIHEQPKAITDTFRGRLLAEENMIRMSSIEDNLDRFLNANRIIIVACGTSWHAGLVGEYLFEDLARIPVEVEYASEFRYRNPVVTDKDVVIAISQSGETADTLAAIKLAKSNGAFVYGICNVVGSSIARETDSGAYTHAGPEIGVASTKAFTTQITVLTLIALKLGRANKSLSEEIFKNYLDKMQLIPEQVEQLLKIDEHVKSIAAVYKDAKNCLYLGRGFNFPVALEGALKLKEISYIHAEGYPAAEMKHGPIALIDENMPIFVIATNKGHYEKVVSNIQEIKARAGKIIAIVTDGDTQVRDIADHVIEIPDTEEALTPLLTTIPFQLLSYHIAVMLGKNVDQPRNLAKSVTVE, from the coding sequence ATGTGTGGCATATCAGCATATATAGGTTTTAGAGAAGCCTATCCAATCGTAATTAACGGTTTAAAAAGATTAGAATACAGAGGTTACGATAGCGCAGGTGTAATGATCTATGATGGAGATCAAATGCAATTATCAAAAATAAGGGGGAAGGTCTCAGACTTAGAAGGTGTTACCAATAAGGATGAAGCTAGAAAAAAAGGAAATATTGGTATTGGCCATACACGTTGGGCTACCCATGGTGTTCCTAATGATATAAATTCTCATCCTCATTTATCTCAATCTGGAGATTTAGCGATTGTTCATAATGGAATTATAGAAAACTATGATACTATTAAAAAAGAATTAATATCTAGAGGTTATACTTTTAAAAGTGATACAGACACAGAAGTATTAATAAATTTAATTGAAGAAGTAAAAATAAACGAAGGTTGTAAATTAGGTAAGGCCGTGCAATTAGCTTTAACGAATGTTGTTGGTGCTTATGCAATTGCTGTTTTTGATAAAACTAAACCAGACGAAATAATCGTTGCTCGTTTAGGAAGCCCGATTGCTATTGGAGTAGGAGACGAGTTTAAAGAGTTTTTTATAGCTTCGGATGCTTCGCCATTCGTAGAATATACTAAGAATGCTATTTATTTAGAAGATGAAGAAATGGCAATCATAAAATTAGGAAAAAAAGTAAAAGTTCATAAAATTAATGATGACTCTAAAGTAGAACCAACAGTTCTAAAGCTTCAAATGAGTTTGGATCAAATAGAAAAAGGTGGTTATGATCACTTTATGTTAAAAGAGATTCACGAGCAACCTAAAGCAATTACAGATACTTTTAGAGGTAGATTATTGGCAGAAGAAAATATGATTAGAATGTCTAGTATAGAAGATAATCTTGATCGTTTTTTAAATGCAAATAGAATTATTATAGTAGCTTGTGGTACTTCTTGGCATGCAGGTTTGGTTGGAGAATATCTTTTTGAGGATTTAGCAAGAATTCCTGTTGAAGTAGAATATGCATCAGAATTTAGATACAGAAACCCTGTTGTAACAGACAAAGATGTTGTAATTGCAATATCGCAATCTGGTGAAACTGCAGATACACTTGCAGCTATAAAATTAGCAAAATCTAATGGAGCTTTTGTTTATGGTATTTGTAATGTTGTAGGTTCTTCTATAGCTAGAGAAACAGATTCAGGTGCTTATACTCATGCTGGCCCAGAAATTGGTGTAGCATCCACAAAAGCTTTTACTACACAAATTACGGTGTTAACTTTAATTGCTTTAAAATTAGGTAGAGCAAATAAATCTTTATCAGAAGAAATTTTTAAAAACTATCTAGATAAAATGCAATTAATACCAGAGCAGGTTGAACAATTATTAAAAATTGACGAACATGTAAAATCGATTGCAGCTGTTTATAAAGATGCTAAAAACTGTTTATATTTAGGTAGAGGTTTTAATTTTCCTGTTGCACTTGAAGGCGCTTTAAAGTTAAAAGAAATTTCTTATATTCATGCAGAAGGGTATCCTGCAGCAGAAATGAAACACGGCCCAATTGCTTTGATTGATGAAAATATGCCAATTTTTGTAATTGCTACAAATAAGGGTCATTATGAAAAAGTAGTAAGCAACATTCAAGAAATAAAAGCAAGAGCAGGAAAAATTATAGCAATAGTTACAGATGGCGATACGCAGGTTAGAGATATTGCAGATCATGTAATTGAAATTCCAGATACAGAAGAAGCTTTAACACCATTATTAACTACAATTCCTTTTCAGTTATTATCGTATCATATAGCTGTAATGTTAGGAAAAAATGTAGATCAACCTAGAAATTTAGCAAAATCGGTTACTGTAGAGTAA
- the radA gene encoding DNA repair protein RadA has translation MSKIKTTFFCQNCGTQHAKWVGQCGACKEWNTIVEEVIHKEEKRVWKQSTTAKQSVNKPLKIADIQLNPEERVVTNNNELDTVLGGGLVKGSVTLLGGEPGIGKSTLLLQVALNISQKVLYVSGEESQSQIKMRAERLEGKNSNCLILTETNTQNIFKNIEETEPEVLVIDSIQTLHTSSIEASPGSISQIRETAAELIKFAKETATPVLLIGHINKEGNIAGPKILEHMVDVVLQFEGDRNHTYRILRSQKNRFGSTSELGIYEMLSNGLREISNPSEILISKKDADLSGTAIASTLEGIRPLMIEIQALVSTAVYGTPQRSTTGYNLKRLHMILAVLEKRAGFKLGAKDVFLNITGGINVDDPAIDLAVVAAILSSNQDIAINPNVCFAAEVGLAGEIRPVSKIDQRILEAEKLGYKTFVASKYNKITSKKHAIKLILVGKIEEAFATLFA, from the coding sequence ATGTCAAAAATCAAAACAACTTTTTTCTGTCAAAATTGTGGAACGCAACATGCAAAATGGGTTGGGCAATGTGGCGCTTGTAAAGAATGGAATACCATTGTAGAAGAAGTAATTCACAAAGAAGAAAAACGCGTTTGGAAACAATCTACAACAGCAAAACAAAGCGTAAACAAACCTTTAAAAATTGCCGATATTCAGTTAAATCCCGAAGAACGGGTTGTTACAAATAACAACGAATTAGACACCGTTTTAGGTGGTGGATTGGTAAAAGGTTCTGTTACACTTTTAGGTGGTGAACCAGGAATTGGAAAATCAACTTTATTACTGCAAGTTGCTTTAAACATCAGTCAAAAAGTATTGTATGTTTCTGGTGAAGAAAGTCAATCTCAAATAAAAATGAGAGCAGAAAGATTAGAAGGTAAAAACTCTAATTGCTTAATTTTAACAGAAACGAACACTCAAAATATCTTCAAAAATATTGAAGAAACAGAACCAGAAGTTTTGGTTATCGATTCTATTCAAACACTACACACAAGCTCGATTGAAGCTTCTCCAGGAAGTATTTCTCAAATTAGAGAAACTGCTGCAGAACTCATCAAATTTGCCAAAGAAACTGCCACTCCAGTTTTATTAATTGGTCATATTAACAAAGAAGGAAATATTGCTGGTCCAAAAATTTTAGAACACATGGTAGATGTTGTTTTGCAATTTGAAGGCGACAGAAATCATACCTATAGAATTTTAAGATCTCAAAAAAACAGGTTTGGCTCTACATCAGAATTAGGAATTTACGAAATGCTTTCCAACGGATTACGAGAAATTTCAAATCCGTCAGAAATATTAATTTCTAAAAAAGACGCAGATTTAAGCGGAACGGCAATTGCATCAACTTTAGAAGGCATTCGCCCTTTAATGATAGAAATTCAAGCGTTAGTTTCTACGGCAGTTTATGGAACGCCACAGCGCTCTACAACAGGTTACAACTTAAAACGTTTACACATGATTTTGGCTGTTCTTGAAAAAAGAGCAGGTTTTAAATTAGGTGCAAAAGATGTATTTTTAAATATTACTGGAGGTATAAATGTAGATGATCCTGCAATTGATTTAGCAGTTGTAGCTGCAATTTTATCATCCAATCAAGATATTGCCATCAATCCAAATGTATGTTTTGCGGCAGAAGTTGGTTTGGCTGGCGAAATTAGGCCAGTTTCTAAAATTGATCAACGAATTTTAGAAGCCGAAAAACTGGGTTATAAAACCTTTGTTGCATCGAAATACAATAAAATAACTTCAAAAAAACATGCTATAAAACTGATTTTAGTTGGTAAAATAGAAGAAGCTTTTGCTACTTTATTCGCTTAG
- a CDS encoding DUF4270 family protein, which produces MRKIIIKSVYVGVLLSFISTIISCEEDFTDIRSNVISNTKFDKATASIEITAKNSTIEKVKSDNITTEPGQYLLGVYKSTDYEKIEASIVSQLAINTSLSLIEADTITKYETSTTSILTTIDTVFIKLPYQATLTDNTSTGPVYTLDSIIGDQTKAFKLNAYETSTYLNKLNPLDPSKLNTYFSNDVFDTTGDALNAVPDFEFTPNVKDTVIMIKRWASNKTLVQTDEVKYSTSTTTVVPLPFATIPLNEEKFKQLFLDKYGSSDFDSQEAFNDYFRGIILEASGDQGSLISFNFNNSVTALNPSIEVYYTNTVINTQSNDTIKTFRKNNSFLLSGVRSAIYKMDEKVYPENNEIKLQGTAGSEATIDLFGAEDLDNNGIADKIDDLRANDWLINDASLTFYINQSADTTAIPYKLYMYKTADDSTISENLTQIKDSYSEVTFGGVLERDANGKVEKYTFNITDYISDLSSGEEETSPILKLKVHNITDDPVSSTVFTNYSWSPKAITLFNEDVMNGDKRAVLKISYSERKN; this is translated from the coding sequence GTGAGGAAAATTATTATAAAGAGTGTTTATGTAGGTGTTTTGTTGTCTTTTATTTCAACAATTATATCATGTGAAGAAGATTTTACAGACATTAGATCTAATGTTATAAGTAATACAAAATTTGATAAAGCAACAGCATCTATAGAAATTACTGCAAAAAATAGTACTATAGAAAAAGTTAAGTCTGATAATATTACCACAGAACCTGGGCAGTATTTATTAGGGGTTTACAAAAGCACAGATTATGAAAAAATAGAAGCTTCTATAGTTTCTCAATTAGCAATAAATACTAGTTTGTCTTTAATTGAAGCCGATACAATTACAAAATATGAAACAAGTACTACGTCTATCTTAACAACGATAGATACTGTTTTTATAAAGCTACCATATCAAGCAACTTTAACAGATAATACATCAACAGGACCTGTATATACATTAGATTCTATTATTGGTGATCAAACAAAGGCTTTTAAACTTAACGCCTATGAAACAAGTACTTATTTAAATAAATTAAACCCTTTAGATCCTTCAAAATTAAACACATATTTTTCTAATGATGTTTTTGATACAACAGGAGATGCATTAAATGCTGTACCTGATTTTGAATTTACTCCCAATGTAAAAGATACAGTAATAATGATTAAAAGATGGGCAAGTAATAAAACTCTTGTTCAAACAGATGAAGTAAAATATTCTACTTCAACAACAACAGTTGTTCCTTTGCCATTTGCTACAATTCCTTTAAATGAAGAAAAATTTAAGCAACTTTTTTTAGATAAATATGGTTCTTCAGATTTTGATTCTCAAGAAGCATTTAATGATTATTTTAGAGGAATTATTTTAGAAGCATCAGGAGATCAAGGTTCATTAATCTCTTTTAATTTTAATAATTCAGTTACAGCTTTAAATCCATCGATAGAAGTGTATTATACAAATACAGTTATAAACACACAATCTAACGATACAATTAAAACATTTAGAAAAAATAATTCTTTTTTATTATCTGGAGTTAGAAGCGCTATTTATAAAATGGACGAAAAAGTTTATCCTGAAAATAACGAAATTAAATTACAAGGAACCGCAGGAAGTGAAGCAACTATTGATCTTTTTGGAGCGGAAGATTTAGATAATAATGGAATTGCTGATAAGATTGATGATTTAAGAGCTAATGATTGGTTAATTAACGATGCGTCTTTAACATTTTATATAAATCAATCTGCAGATACAACTGCAATTCCTTATAAGTTGTATATGTATAAAACTGCTGATGATTCTACTATAAGTGAAAATTTAACACAAATAAAAGACTCTTATTCTGAGGTTACTTTTGGAGGGGTGTTAGAAAGAGATGCTAACGGAAAAGTAGAAAAATATACTTTTAATATAACAGATTATATTTCTGATCTTTCTAGTGGAGAAGAAGAAACATCACCAATTTTAAAATTAAAAGTTCATAATATAACAGATGACCCTGTTTCTAGTACTGTTTTTACAAATTACAGCTGGAGTCCTAAAGCTATAACACTTTTTAATGAAGATGTTATGAATGGAGATAAAAGAGCAGTTTTAAAGATATCATATTCAGAAAGAAAAAATTAA